The segment ACACTGAAACTGAATAAAGTTTAGAGCTATTAAACGTTTCtctatttgcttttttttttggcaaatcaagacaatcaatcaatgttaaacaataaaaatatcaatcttTATTCTTTGAGATAGCATATCAATTTAAAACCTTAAGCTATAATACCATAACAAATTACACAAGAACTATACAACAGTAAACAAAGTGTAACCCAATATCTTTCTCTTGGTTTATGAAATTATTATCTGTCCTGAAGGCAAGTAtgcaattattttatatttggaGACTTGACGAGGCAGTGCATACACTGGGTATTTTTGTTAGGAAATTATGAGAGCGTTATAAATTTAGACGTAGCCTCTAAAATGTCCCTTGAGCTTgtaatttcacaaaatattaacaaaaaaacatcccaGTTCCTTCTGTAATAGAGTGGCATCATGTACAAGGttttatttaaaaggtttttgGCACAAATTCTTCCTCTCAATGATAATAAAACATCCTCCTCTGACAAAATGCTTTAAGCTTGCAATGTAAATGTCACTGCTGTAAATATTATCTATCGGCAGGATCAGTTGTAATTATTAGTATTCAAAGTACAAATATAGACGACTTCTGTACTTCACTAGCAGGTAAATCGGTGCTAGTTATAACGCAGCCTTGCCAAAAGGATGCAACATACTACATGAATACAGGCAACAGAAATACTTTCTAAACCCAAAAAGATCATCACTCTCTTAAGACCTGCAGCAAACCTCTGGAAGCCAACAGCTGGAATGAAAGATGAATTAGTTGAATTCCActaaacatacacataaataactATTCATAAATCCATTCTATGTACTGCGTGTGCTTCTCTttagaacagaaaaaaaaattgacttttatttggTTTACAGTCAGTAAAATGGACAAAACGGCTGCACAGATTCCTCCACAACCCCCCCCatcttatataataatattagaacatgaacaacagcaataaaaatacaatagtAAATAAGCAATGTAAAATGCAAGGTATGACTGTATTACACGACATCGGCTTTATATAGAAAGAGACGGGATGGTTTGGCAAAAAAAGGGGTTTcgaaaacatcataaaacaacgGAAAAATGACACGAGGACTCGTTTTTCCCGAAAGCTGCTCCACACtaatgctttctttttttaaatttgcagtGCGGAGGTGTCAACAATATCTTTACTTCCTCCATAACACTAATCTAAATATCTCTACTTAACCCTAGTTTCTATACAAAACTATACACCACAACACAAAGCAGACCAGGCCAGTGGCACTAACAGTTATTTCTACTTTAGAGCTAATCTAGTTATCATTTGATATGCTGTatttcatttggagtcatggTGTTATCTCCTCATCTGGACGGCCCCCCATCAGACCAAACCCTCCTGTCAACCGAAGATCCTGCAAAAGTAgtttatagaaaaaaaacaggatataTTCCTCTGGATGCTCTTTTTCCATTATACTCATCTATACTGATCAAAATCTTGTCTATTGTTTCACTGCTGAGTTGCTTAATCTAACTTGCAGCTGCTGCAGGCCTGACAGCCAATGGATGATCTAAAAATAAACCCAGCAGCTAAAGCTCAGTTATAAGACATGAgtaaattaaattttgtttatCCATGACTTGAGAACTTTCACGGTTTATTTTAGATGATCCTGTATGGAGATTGTATTGGTCGAAACAAGAGCGGACGAGAAGTGTATGTGCATCTTTGCTCAGAAtctaaatgatgaaaaaaagatggaaaaacttGCTGCAGGATAAGAAATGTAGAGTGTTAGTCTGAGTACtgtttcttgttacttattgaTAAATTAAAAGCTGTGGTTTAggtctggttttttttttttgccaaaaaagTCCTTCTAGGaattgagtgtgtgtttgtatgcgtGTGGGCTTGTTCAtgtaaacagagaaacagatgtGTGAGTATAAGTTTTGTGCCTGGCTGTGTCCTGATGTCATAAATTGGCGATTTTTCTCCGTACAGGACTCTCTCTACATCTCGTGGGACAGGGCTTCATGCTGAGCGGCCACTCCGTTGGCCTGCGTGGCGCCGGGCTGCTCCTCGGGCTGACCGTTGGTCTTTGACTGAACCGCCGCGGGATGGTCAGACGGCGGTTGAGAGTTGAAAAGGGCGTTGGATTCATTTAACCGGCGGACGCGATACGTCTCATAGTGGATGCTGCCTGTGATGTCCTTGATGTTCTGCATGTGTGTCCtgaaaggaagaaagacagTTTTATGATGACAGCAAGTTTTGCCTGTAACTTCGATTCATTTCAACACCTCCACAAGATAAAAGAGAGCAGAAGGCTGGTGTGATACCTGATGAGGAGGTCTCGCAGGTAAGCAAACTCACAGTGTGCAATATTctcaactgaaaaaaagaaagaggagagaaaagaggagcgTCAGTAACTTGAGAGAGAATCACAGAAAATCCTGACAGTACAGTTTCATCTCTTGCAGTCAGAGTGAAATAAAACTTTACATGCACAGGGAAAGAAACCCCAAAACATGAGAGGTGATCTCTCAGATTCCCTTCAGCTACTTGCAATTACTTGATGCACCACAAGATGGTGGTGCTGCTTGTAAGTCAACTGAAGGGCATCCTCTCTCATGTCATCTGCAGCAATTTTCTTAAGCCAAGATAACACACTCCTCCACTTTTGAGTAATTTAATACATCTCAGCTCTCCTCTCTATATTGGAGAACTTTAAGTGAGACGTTTTAACAAGCTCCCCGTGACAAGCTGCCGGTGCCTCCAGTAGGGCTAACACATGTTTGAATTATAGATTATGTCAAgagtgtaaatgaaaaaaaaaaggagggtgCTATTTATGTAAAGCTTTGAAATCCAGGGGCAGGAAATTAAATTCCCTTTGAAAGGAGGAGAGTGGAATAACTGCTGGGTCTGTGAGTGCTGATTAGTCTCGTCGAGGGAAAGTTGTAAAGACGAACTGTGCTGGTATCTCTTTTTACTCACAGGGGAAGTATGGAGCACCTATATACAATACATGCATTTAAATGCATCCCTACTCTTTTTCCTCCCTTCATCTCTAAATATAATAACTTCTGATATATAGAGACTTGACTTCTGGCGTCTCCTCCGAGGTCTAATGTACGATGTTGGTGCCGACAAGTCCAGCAGCCCGGCggcttcctctctcctccttttccttgttccctctctctctcccacctctTGGCTTTACTAGAATGAAGCCATTGTTCTTTCAGTCGGACAAGACGGCATTTGTCCCGCAGTCCATGTACTTCACCTCTCTCACCCCGCAGCTCTGTGGAGTTAATTTCATAACGCTTGCTGAGAGAGCAGTAGCCACCTTCGAATTCTAACATTAAAAAAGGGTTCATGGTGTTACCTctaaaatgtcatctttttGGGAGGAAAAACAGCCTTGTTGTAGTTTAAACTAAAAAGGCTTTACTGTGATTCCAATAAGGCAACATGATCCTTCATTTGAACCAAAATCATAAAGATACTTGTGATGTATTTATCATGTTTATAATCTTTGCAATAATAAATTGATTGATATCCCTCTACTTCATGCTCGCTGGCTCACACTCGCAATCCGATATCTTAGTTTAATGATTTGGAAGACTTGAGCAATCACAGAACTACATTTTTCACTTTACATCTTAGATTCACATTAACATGCACAACACATTTCTCACAATGTCTGTGAAGGCCAAGTTCCTCGTACACAGTGATTACAGACTGCGGTTCCTTCTGAATTACAGATCAAACGGACAAGTAGCTTTTGAGATCATACAGTCtgaaataataatttacatGATAGAAAAGTgattacagtatttatattttacaatataatataatgattATATAATGAAGCCAATATCGCACAACTCAGTATGCACCTCGAGAAGAGTGTGCTGAAGAATGTCCTGAGAAGGAGACGGTGTTAAACACTGTCCAGACCTCCTTCAGCTGTCTTTTTGTCCTCCAATCATACTGTCACTCCCCGTCCAGACAGACGTCCTCTCGATCAAACACCCCCACAGGTGAGAGAGGACACTCACTTGCTTATAACTTCTTTggcagtgtgagtgtgtgtgtgtgtgtgtgtgtgtgtgtgtgtgtgttttcccaaCAGACCCAGAAAGTCTTCCCTCctgtctccttcctcttcctagCAACAGTCTCAGAGAGACGTATGTAAACAAATGCCTGGTAGTGGAACGGTTAAATGAGCTGGCCAGatttttaaaacagcagtccGTAACTTTCCACATGTCCCGTGTCTTCTTtgggaaactgttttttttttttttttgatatgtTGTGAATATGTCAAACACCAAGCAGGTAATGTGAGTGTGATTTACTGTCTACTCACTATCATTTACTAAAGTGATGAAATTAGACGGCCTTGGCACTGTCAACTGCACAGATGTGACCCAGGTGTAAGCGCGGTAAATTTGCCAATTCAGTGTTTGATGCTCCACCGTACAGATGGATGTTGTAAAGATATATTAATTGAATTATGTTATGATTTTTAAGCTTTAATTGATGCTGGCAGTTGCAGCTACAGTACATATGGCTGATTTGTGGTTAGACTGTGAAGGAACATACATTATCCTGCCTGGTGACTCAATTTCTATTGTCTGTTTGGCAGAAAAGTAACCAGCTGTGCCTTTGATcgtgtgtatacatgtgtgtgtgtgtgtgtgtgtgaggatttATGTGTATTACCCTCTATGGTGCCCCACTTTGTTTTCCTCCCTAGAATCTTCTTCCCGTTCACCTGGTACTCCTGGTCACTGCCCACCACAGCAAAAGGGATCATCTCCTGTTGagcgcacaaacacacgcacagcCATCGAAGTGTTACCAGCGACTCGTTTTCAGGTCACGCTTCGGTTGGTTATCTTTGCTAGAACAAGACGCCGTCTTTGTGACAAACATGGCTTTTAAGATTtcccaaaagaaaaacaggaaataaaagacGACATTATATCCAACAAAGGcttaaatctgaatctgcaaaaTACCCATTTGTGATTTGCTACAGAGTGTGAAGTGCTGAAACCACAGGAGGACATCCTCTATTGTGGTTGTTGAAGTCTGAACTGACTGACTTTGACAATGTGGACTTACCCTGATTTTGTCATTGATCATCCTGTCCTCTGCATCCTCGTCAAACTCTTTCTGGGGATAAACATCAATCCCGTTGGCTCGCAGCTCTTCCCTAATCTGCACAAAGccaaacacagtaacacatagGAAATTAAAATGTACAGAGTAACTGCAAACTTAAACAGTatataatgtgatattttaccAGGCTTTAAAGTCTACACGTCTttagaaatatttgttttgctgAATCACAATTACACAGAGGCAAATGTTTCCATAATGAGCTGAAACCGAGACTGAAGAAAGGGAAGTCCAACtgccaaacacaaacagtctaTCAGGCCAAAACCCTTCATCCGTCATCTCAACATCCCAGCAATCACTCTGCAGCCCACACCCAAGTCAATcagccacacacatacataagtGGGACTAAATCTGTTTACATACGAGTATTGAAGTTTGGGCCTGGAAGTTGGACAGAAGCTGTTCTAAAACACTAGAGGGCTTAAATAAACACTTGGTCATGTTATACTCGTGTTGACATTAAATGGATCTTAATATACTTGACACAAAGGAGTTAACATGGAGGTTAAACcactctgagaaaaaaaaaatacatccagACAGAGGTATGGCTTATAAAACGGCCACCCCAATTCTCTGTATGTCTTTATAATGACTGAAGCTCAGGCAGGAACGCAGAAAAATAGACAGAAGCTTCTGGAAGAAATGTCCTTTTAATGAATGACTGTTCACTCCCACAATTACTACTCTGACAATTTCCACTTGGTCCTTGAtcaaacatttcattgtttatCCTTGGAAGCGTTCTCAGGGTTACATTATAGGATGCAAACCAAGTCAAATTCTACAAAAAAGCCACATCAACTGTTGGTTGAAGGAACGCGAACAGACATTCACAGCTAGACACTGAGgctgaacatttaataaaaaaaataaaaataaaaaaaaacccctcttaTTCTGTTTGCATGTCAAGTTGCTACAGGGAaaatgtggggggaaaaaaatcatttggcACGAGAGGCTTTTAGTCAATAATCTTCAGGGTCATACAGAGCATGTGCGGCCAACCAAAACAACCCAGCTACAAGCCCTGCGGCTTCCATTCTGTGCCAGGGCCTGGTCCAGTCCCTGCTTTGTTCTTATTGGCCCGTGTTACAAGCATCAGGGGGAAACCGGTAGCCAAGACACCCATTGTGCTTCTCTGAAATGAATAAAGCCGTTAGAGAAGTCTGTATTCTTGGACGGAGGGATGGAGAAGATAAAGCAAGTGATGGAGGAAGGCAGGTGGCTGTCTGCCTCCTGAGTCCTGTCGACTGAAAATTAtccaacagaaacacactgaggaAGGGATGCAGCAGTGACCGTTACAGACTCAGGCCAAGTGGAGCAAGAAGCTGTTGGAGCAGGGAAAGCCATAACGAGGATGTGAAGAATGTGAGGTTAGGATTATCAGCCTGTTAGTTTTCTACGAATACTACAACATACCAACTAAAAGCAAAATACACACCTAGAAGAACCTCAAGTCACCAGACTAGCCTACTGCTAAGTTAAAATCTGCCTTTTTACATGAGCCTGAACACCTTTCCTTTAGTCTGGATATGCATCTGCTGACTTTGGCCCCGTAGCTTTTGTTTATTGCACCACCTGTTGCAGCTCTCGCAATTTAAAATTGAACATACAGGGACGTTGAAACCAGAcattttttaagaggaaaatgtccaaattctctgattccagcttctcaattgtgaaaactttctggtttctttagtcttctatgataatgAACTAAATATCTTaaggttgtggactgttggtcgggacaaaagatGACATTTCAAAAAGTCATCTTGTGCTTTGGGAAACAGaattttttcactgttttctgacattttaaagattaaacaccaaacacaaagtacagctgaggctgctgatgggaatgtctttagttttgcaggtatttggttggaaaaagtcattttctgacCTTGTGGGGGCaattagatgaaaagtcaggggatcacaaaAGCACTAAAGTCATTAGGGTTAATGTCTATACCTTATATCCTGGGAATCCACCCAATAGTTAATTAGATAttccacaaaaaacacaagGGATCACCAGTCAGTAGGATTCTTACTCTGGGGATCACAAATATCTGGACAAAAtatcatggcaatccatcaaaaaGTTGTTCAACCGACATATATTTCCGTCCCTATACAGCCAAATGTAAAGAGCTTTGACAATCACAGAATATAAAAAGCAGTTTACACAACTTGGATCATTTGTAGAAATAGTCatattatttactatttttacttaatttccAGTTGTAGCCTCTAGCTTGTGTCAGAGAGGTTCTGTCTTTAATGTACCCCAGAGTGGAGACCTCTTTTACGTTGGTCGACTTGTACAGTCACCCTGTAAGTCACTGGTAATGAGGGGCCTGTCTGCTCAGTTGGCAACTGGGCAGTGGTTCCCCTCGTCTAAAAAAAGAGCCAGACTTAAGAGTTGTGGAAAGCAGTTCAGTAAATAAGTACTTCAAATAAATAGCTTAAATGCTTCCGTCTGGACTGAGCATGTGTTACAGTTATGTTGATGGTACAGTATTTCCCAGGATAGGTACAGTGTGGGTTTGCCCAGATGGCTTTTGTTTGTGGTCCCTGGCAGCtcttcatactgtatgttaccgACCTGTGGTTGTGGAGGaacatacatgtgtgtttgtgaggtaAATCCGCTGACTGTTTGACCTActgatgcatttattttaagCTTACGTTAAAGACATGCTATAGGTTATTGCAGGTGTGATGGACGgtacaatttaaaacaaatgaatgtatGAAATTAACCAAAGTCACATGGAAGAAATagctaacacatacacacaaaatatattttaagacacttgtaaaaCCATCCTCCACTCACCGTCTGCTTGAAGTAGTCCCTCTCCTCCAGGGTGAGCGTGTCGGCCTTGGCGATGACAGGGACGATGTTGACCACCTTACTGAGACGCCTCATGAACTCCACATCCAGAGGCCTCAGACTTGAGGGAGAACAGAGACAACAGAGTACACTTAATTTCATGCATGAACGTACGGATGTCACTACTGTCTGTTGTTGAGCACTCCAAATAAATCTTGAGCTGCAGAAGGAGGCAAGCGAGTACAGAACGAAAAACATTCAAGTTACAACATTACAAATACATGCATGTTTGCACACAGAGCTACCAGGATGTCAACTGTATCCCTTGACTGAAAATGATCACTGTGGAACAAAGAAAATATCTTCCACTACAGGAAACTTGAGCATGTTAATTCCTAAGACATGAATGTAATGAAACACAACAACCACTGGAGGGCAATCATGGTCTATTCCATTACTTTCAGTCTAACCAGGTTTCTGGTAATGACACTCTGTATAACatgctacttttttttcctaGACTCTGGCACTATTTTCCTGCCTGTCCTTGAATGATTTCTGTAGACTGTAGAAAACACCATTTCCAAGTAAGGCTCTTACTCTTCTCCTGAAACATGCTCACAATTGCTCCTGGTAAAGTAAAGCAATAATTAGAGCCGTCCTTGCGTTAGTCTACACTGTTCTACACTGTAACTCTGTTCCCTCGTGTTTcccatttctctctccccttcatgtttttttttttctgtctcagcaTTGCCTCCAGTTTCTCCTCCAGACAGACTCCCCTCATGCTGTCTGCTCTGCCCTCCAATTAGTCCCAGCCAAGCCAGGCCAGCCTGGTTCAAAGACCCAGGGGCAATTGGAGGAGAGAGGCCTAGCTGTCTCTACACAGAGACTGACAAGCATGTCACCAATGAACGTAGGATGAAACACTGGGGAGCATGTGAGCAACAGagtgaagacaaaacagagcaGCACAAAGGTAGAGGGAGATGACACAGTAAGCTGTGCATTCAACCAGAGACAGAGACCATTACACTTTATGCATTTTTCATGCTCAGGGGACAACTGGCATGTGTCATATGGATGCAGAGAATAGAAGCGTGGGATAGCAAGAGATCAAATAAAAGGAAATTGGAGGTTGATGTATCAGATGTGAAAATCAGTGTGAATGTCAGATATAAATTGGCAATTGCGTAACTACATGCATAAACTGTATATGTTAAAGATGCAAGGATGTACAAATAGGCATAGGAGCTACCTCATATGCATGACTGAGCACATGTATCCTTGCACACGAACATATGCTGTACAGACAATAAATAtgcatgcacatatgcacagaTGTACACTtatatgcacgcacacacaaactgtcCTATATATgtagttaagaaaaaaaaaagtcacgtATATATAGACTGAGATAAACTCTGTGGTAAaatgaaaataggaaaaaaaagagcaagccACAGTGCAGATTGCTCTCcattcccttcctctcttttgtaATATATCAGAAACCAGCTCTGAGTGGATGGAGAGTCAAAGTGCAGCCTTCTTTTTTCTCAGGAAGACATGTCAAACGAGGTAATAATAAGACTGCCCGTAGGGAAAATAGTGTGGCTGAATTTGCCATTATCGGGAACGATCGCTGATGTCAAGACTGTGTTCTGCCTCAGTGACCACTGTTCATCTATCTGAAACCACAGAAACAACTTAAAAGCAGATTGCTGACGTGCAAATGACTTTAGAGCTGCGATAAATACAAGTTGCTGTTTGAGATGCttcaaacaaaatgacaatctaaaaaaaacaaaaaaaacacagcagatatCCAATGATAGTAGCCTACAAGAGCTACCAGGGAGGTTCTGTCATCATTTTCCTGCCTGTCAGTCTTGGACTGAGGTCACAAGACGGAGGCATCCACAGGCTTTTGGCACTGTGTCTGTGTAATTTCTGATTTTCTAATTTCAAGTGTTACTATGTTGTTTCCTAAAGGTTCAAACTAATCTTTCTATGCAAAGAAACATGTGTGGAAGCCCTTTCTGAGTCTAGATATGCAATACCATATGCAAACAGACGTACAAGCAAATCTGTCTGTTCAACATACATGCATTTCTATGTCAGGTCACAATAGTAACCCCAACTATGTCTCCTTTGTTCTCCTGCCTACTGTATAGGTTTCTGGTTGGCTGTGAGAAAGGCAGCACTTCCTGACAGATGTTTGCATCTTTGTTTTCAAAATGAGTTTTCATGTTtcagtaaagtgtgtgtgtgtgagagagagagaggggtttGGGTGTTATGTGACAGACGGTCCATACTGACAAAAATGTACTGGCTGAACTGTGCAGCTGTAAGCAAGacgatacacaaacacattcagggCATCCACATAGTGTAGGTACAAGTGTTAGCATGCCCCCCTCCCCACTTCAGTCCACAACACATGTGCACACTGCTTTACCGAAAcaagggcacacacacacaaattctcTGAAGTAGCAGCTGTGGTGACATGAGCAGATGATGAGGGGGGCTGTCAAACAGCGgggcacagagacacacacttgTCATCCCCCTCTCATAGAGAGAACGTTTAAGTGCACAACTGCGCAGTTACTGGTGCACAGAAACATGAGCCAGCAGTGAATGGAGCATTCACTGAGATATGGGGTCAGATAgttaatgaatgtgtgtgtttacagtctgtgtacatgagtgttttgtgtgtctttatctACATCTACTACCCTATCAAGATGCATTATCAACTACAGTAGAAATCGTGTGTGTTTAGCCTTGTTGTGCATCTGCTTGTGCGGCTGTGTGTCCTTCTCGACCCTCCTTGCACACCAGGACACACAACTCATTgcttttaaatcaaacaaattacaGAGTAGATCTGAAGAAAATAACCACTTACAAAGCAGCAGGACTAATGTGGTTTGCATTATCTCTGCAGCAAACGTCATGTAAGTGAAGCAGTTTCCACCTGGTTGTTTAACAGAAGACATGCACTCTGCAAGGACACTGTAAGGACACTTCTGGCACAAGATGTGTCTGAGCTTTGTAGGAATAAAACCAGTCACGTCAAAATTACAGCATCATTTTTACACTGACTTTAGTCTACCAACATCATTTATTCTGCTTTTGCACCAAATCTACTCTTTTGCTGGCACACAGGCTCACTAAAATGTGCTAGTCTCTGACCACTCTTATGTTGGATTCTACCAGAAATCGATCTGTGAACCACTTTGAGTCCCATCTCTCTGTTCggcaacagtaaacatgttCCAGACGAATAATGAAGGCACTGTTTGCaagatgaatcaataattaaaTCCAGACCTCTGATGTAGCATTTTTCCAAATTAAATTCAGCAGAAAAACTAATTTAGGCGCAGTGATGCACTAGTTTAGGAGGTTGGCAGACTGAGGCAAGTTAGACATGGTGAGAGCacacaatttaacattttagttgtGAATACAATGATCAATATGCCTGTAATCAACATGCTGAGGTAGAAGGTTAGCATGTGTACAATTCATCCTATTCAGGATAAAGCACTTCTGCATTCTGGTAatagcttctctctctctaccttaGTCAATAGTGAGAACTAAAGAGTCCAGTTTCTTTGTGAAACCTGACTCCTCAAGTGATACTTTAGTGTCTCTGAGGAGAGAATGAGTTCCACATATGGTCGctagagagggagacagacatAAAGAGCTGGAGAAGaggggggggtgtgggggtgcTTAAAAGCTGTGGACAGACAATGGGTCAGAGGAGATTCCCAGAAGGCCTGATTCATCCCTGCAGCTGTGGGATGTGGGACTTAGTCACAAGGGTGTGCGTCTCTTTAATATGCGGTCTTACCAGTGGCCAGTGGGAGGTATGAAGTATATGCAGCAGTGCACCCTGGAGTCTGGGATCCTCTTCTTCCTGTTGATGTTGATTTCCTCCTGCAGGTAGGCTTCATACTGGTCATTGATGAATTTCATAATGGGCAGCCAGCTGATGAAGGACACAGTTTGTCAATGACATGTTTTCCATCACAGATTCTGTGTTTGTAAAGCTGTAAATTATACTGGTTTCTGCACATTTTAGCATGAAATTTTCAAACGTAAAGTCTCACAGAGAGATGCACATATGTCCCACTGACTTTGATAATGGTGTAGATTGAACGCTGGTAAGAACCCACATAAA is part of the Thunnus albacares chromosome 3, fThuAlb1.1, whole genome shotgun sequence genome and harbors:
- the sept9b gene encoding septin 9b isoform X5 translates to MSESAKPHQPNPQGKGEKTHGSDFSYVGIDAILEQMRRKAMKQGFELNIMVVGQSGLGKSTLMNTLFKSKVSRKSVQPNTEERIPKTVEIKSISHDIEEKGVRMKLTVIDTPGFGDQINNENCWLPIMKFINDQYEAYLQEEININRKKRIPDSRVHCCIYFIPPTGHCLRPLDVEFMRRLSKVVNIVPVIAKADTLTLEERDYFKQTIREELRANGIDVYPQKEFDEDAEDRMINDKIREMIPFAVVGSDQEYQVNGKKILGRKTKWGTIEVENIAHCEFAYLRDLLIRTHMQNIKDITGSIHYETYRVRRLNESNALFNSQPPSDHPAAVQSKTNGQPEEQPGATQANGVAAQHEALSHEM
- the sept9b gene encoding septin 9b isoform X4; the encoded protein is MAFTCSENDNHEMETLWSEVNLSHGNMSESAKPHQPNPQGKGEKTHGSDFSYVGIDAILEQMRRKAMKQGFELNIMVVGQSGLGKSTLMNTLFKSKVSRKSVQPNTEERIPKTVEIKSISHDIEEKGVRMKLTVIDTPGFGDQINNENCWLPIMKFINDQYEAYLQEEININRKKRIPDSRVHCCIYFIPPTGHCLRPLDVEFMRRLSKVVNIVPVIAKADTLTLEERDYFKQTIREELRANGIDVYPQKEFDEDAEDRMINDKIREMIPFAVVGSDQEYQVNGKKILGRKTKWGTIEVENIAHCEFAYLRDLLIRTHMQNIKDITGSIHYETYRVRRLNESNALFNSQPPSDHPAAVQSKTNGQPEEQPGATQANGVAAQHEALSHEM